The following nucleotide sequence is from Bactrocera oleae isolate idBacOlea1 chromosome 2, idBacOlea1, whole genome shotgun sequence.
aaaatatgctATCTCTATTTACGCCCCTTCTAGCGTCAACGTGACTCTATTTGTATTTGTAGATAATTGTCATTTAGTATTGTAATTTAGTAGTctcttatgtatttattgttgtaagtgtattttttatttattttctgttctgtatcttaattttttatttgtttctatgTCTTCCTCTTTTGTTCTTTTCTTACTCTTTTCCCCTCTCTTTCGACACgctcttgaaaataaaaaaaatcaaatatcaaaaaaattcgaaaaatccAAAAAACAAACTCTTTAGTTGATATTGAAGCTTTAAAGCACGCACCCAATTGGGGTTTGAGACACCGTAGAGATAGCTTGAGTGGATTGAGTACGCACAGTCAGCCCATGGTATTTGGCGGTGGATTTGGTGGTATGCAAAGTCCAGCGCCAACTTATCATTCAGGTATGTTGTCCAATGTaatgttaattattatttgtattgaaaattatatttcaaaaataaatttttgttttggctttTCTATTTGAGTACGAGtattttgaaatttcgtttcgtttTTCTTGTAAAACTTGGTTTGTTTTTCGTATTATAACGCCAGCAACACACCAGTATTTTGATATAACAATTTGGTGTGTACTTTTTTCAAATTCCCACAATGCTGCATATTTCTAGGCGCATACACCCCAGGTATGATGACCGACGTTGTTCGTGAGGTGAAAGAGGCCGCACGTGTGCGCGAAGATGCGCTATTAAATCGGTAAGTGAAAAAGGATATTTATTGTACTACTAAAAGTTCAATAACGTTCTAATGAAACGCCGATCAAAACAGTATTTATTATTCGGGATGATATATTAGGTCTCtagataaataaaaagaaaagacTATGGACGTGACTTCATTTTTAAACGGCATTCCACATCTCATAAGTTCTTTGACCGATCTCTATTAAATTGCCTTATATATGCCTATAATAATGGTTTAACTTTAGAACTAATTTGCTTTTTGACATTCCCATTTTGAATATGAATTAAcgaataacaataaatatacataaaaagtattattacgTATTCCATCCCTCGTAGTTTCTTCCAGGATTGAAATCAGTTATATCTTCTATTCAATAAATATAACTgagaatattatattaaatggtCTTTCGGGCCGAAAAGGGATGATACTCGTATAGGATCGGGAAGATTGGCGTAGAAATAACGAGTACCACGATTCTGGTCTGTTCGCCagacatttaaaatatatgttagattataagtaagatatcttaatggaGCTAAGCATATATGGAACTGAGCTGGCACCAAAAGAGGAAATATGATAAtagagttataattttttttattttcagacaTAGATTAGCTTTTATCGAGAGATTCTAGTTTAAATCTTAATAGCTGGGTTTAGATCGAAGAgagcgaaaattttaaatcaaaatacaCATGAAAAGAGtagattatataaatttgcatttaagaGACTAAATTTTTcgaacataacctcaaaattaattatattttaataagttattgaaaatcttatttaagttttgaataatttttttttattacaaaaaagcCAAACAGATTTCAAAATAAAGTAACACCCGTTATTATATTTCAGGGTAAAAGCGATGGTCGAAGAGCGCCAATGGTCGTTTAATGAGAGCAACTTGCGCATGATGCGCGACATTGAAGAGCTAAAGGTTGGTTAAAAATACATACCATCTCTTATTCCTGTTCACTCTAATCTCAACTGTCATATGCCTCTTCCGTCCACTCTCCATTTAGTCTCAAGTCCATCACCTGCGCGCCGACCGAAAAGAGTCCAACAAGCGCATTACACACCTCGAGGCGGAGAACAAGTATATGCGTCAAATGCTGACCAATCTCTTTAATCAACGCAACGCAACGCAACCCGACATCATCTACGAGAATGAAACGTTGCGTACTCAACGAAAATCCTTTCCAACAGCGCCGGCACGACGCTCACAATCGATGAATCTGCATTACGGCACCATACACCATCAACCGCCGACCGTTGCGCTCACCGTGGATGAGCAGGACGAGCGCTTGCATATTGTCGAGGCGGCCACGCAACGTGCCACCGCTGCGGACATGGTGACCGTAAGTGATAGACGCACTACAGAGTTGCGCAGCTCGTTCTCCAGCTCGGATGGTGGCGGTAGCGTGGGAACAGGTAgttgtggtggtggtggtgttggCACCGGTGCTGCTGTGCGTAATAGTGGCAGCAGTGGTGCCAGTGGCGTAGGCATTTGTACAGTAACACCTTTGCCTAACGGTAACGCTGCAATGGTCAGCGGTCAACAGCTGATGTCGCCGCCCAATTTTGCGCTGATATCAACAACGGTCGAGGAAGATGGGGTGAAACTACGCAAAAAGAAGGGCAGAAAAGTGCCCCAGATCGATGGCTCGAAGCGTAACGGTGAATGTCACGAGGAAGTGAGTGCCACTGCAGGCATTGCTGCACACGCTGATGAGGATGCCGGCAATGAAGCGGACGATGATAGCAAACTATCGACACAGGAGCTGCAGCAGGAGTTGCAGGATGCGGTGGCAGCGCGTAAGGAGGCCGATAATCGTGTCATTGCGTGGGTTTAATTGCTTGCATACACTTTAGTGAAATGTTGTGCGGCacaaatatgattttttcttcttcttttttagtTTACGCTTTAATGTTAAATagtattttatgttttgattATTACtttacattattatatataactagTTGTTGTGCGCTTGTTGCATTCAACATGCTGTATGGTAATGAAGCCAgtgtttacaatattttctttttaagccTTTGgttgacaagaaaaaattaaattaggtaaacttaagcaaaaaacaaaaaaacaaaaaacattaccaacaaattaaaaataaaaataattgagatATCCATTACTACACATTTATTgtgttattgtaattattataatttgtaacatcaaatactcgtacataacGAGAGTTGAGCCAAATcggttgtattaaatttttttcttgtcaaCCAATATACGTTTTGACAATAATTATcaacatttgtaaaaaaatctctCAGCGAATATTTGTGAATCGCTAGTTTTTTTATACCTaattactcgtatgtatgtaaagacGGCACTTATATTGAGTTTTTTTCGTTATTTACGCAGTGATTATAGTTATTCTTATTTTTCCTCATTGGGCCaaacaaaattgatatttaaagcaaatattgattgtgttaaattgttaaaatattttttgttgttcgaATCGGTTTGCCCATCCCAATTTGCCCACTTACCTAGTTATTGGTTGCAAGCAGATAATTATTGGTTTTGAGAGCGGACTGATAACAACGAGTAGAGTACGCCACTGTCACTCTTTGGGTTATGGACCTAACCAAATCTATGATTAAAGCGATAGTATATTGTGAGTTtaccataaatatttgaaatttcattaCATGACAACtagctaaaaattatttttagtaagatttttttgaaaaagctttTGTATATATCTCTTTATCAATTTTGTTTCGTAAAATCTGAAATTCTTTTCGACTTTATTAAGatgcacacctagtgtgacagcctaaaataGGTGATTTTtgggtattaaaaaaaattgttttaacatttttaagatgtgttcatatttcttttaagaatattcataaaatttaaaaaaaaaaataattgatacaTGCGATCTCCGACGGCGCTAAAGAACATGTCCTCCACTGCAGCAGCGATTCTGAACTGCTCCGTGGatgaaatctaaaaataaaaattcgctATTAGAAGATATTCTCTGAACAATCACCTACAgccgaaaaaaaattacaaaatggcggcgtttataagaaaagttaaattttacccAAGATCTTGGACGCTTTTTcctgccaaaattcgattttcatataaaaaagatagttgcaagaaaaacgcgtttaaagctaAGCTAACAGAGTTGTTCAAACTGAGCGGCTACATTTAAAAAGCCtgcaactcaaaaaatattagaaatgttattttaaaattttagtaaggTATTTTTAAAGGTAGAGACTATTGAgaaatgcacaaaaaaaattaaaacatttttaaaaatttttcgctAGATTGTTTGTCATACTTCAACCGGACACATATTAAAGATAATATGTTCGcacgatatcttaattttaattttcagtttgtgATTTTTAGTAAAAGTAAAGCGATCATTTTAAACctcaaaataatatcaaatgtttaaaaatgaatctttattagaaaataattatattatttattaatattttgaaattgtttttcaacgttatttgcaacattttttttcagcTTTACTTTGTATTATTACGTTACAAAgaggttaaatttaaaaaaaattagaaaaatgtaaTAGGCCACAAttccaaaattatttattattttaattactaatttgtataagtataaaaaaatatatatttacagacaTATGTTTATTAGCAAAATTATTAAGCTTGcatgtaaaaaatattgtgccttatttagtttattatttccacatttatatatttttcatttatttttattaattaattgaattctATTAAGAGAGTAGCTGCATGCGTTATATGAACAAATTAGTTTTAAGCTACAATTTATTATAAGTGAGATGGCAAATAAACTAAcactaaaaaactaaaacacaaACACTTGGAATGAAATGGTTAGCGACACTAACAAAAACACAAAGCATTCCATCGCATGGGTGCAAGGCACACACTTAAAAACGCCCATACTCATTGcacttgcacatacatatatatatatatatacattttgtcaGCTTATTGTTCACTCGCATTcaaatagtatatataaatacatatatggtatatatatataataccaaGTAGTAAtaacatttacatttataaagtacTTTAACCAATTTCGTTTGTACGTTTCTAACTTCACTTGTATTTTTTCCATATGCTCTTACTGACTCTCTCATTTTAGGCTTGAGAATATGGTAAAAACACTACGTTTAAATTTCAACAAAGCCAACAATGCGACCAACAACATTGCATCCCATTATCCCAACGCAAGTGTTGCATATAATCTAACTAACGGTACAGGTAGTACTGGTAATGGTATTGTTGCAAATCCTATCGTTGGTGGCTACACTTATAACATTAACCCCTGCACCACCAACAATTCAACAACCGCATTACCATCAGCACACTCATCAACAATGTCACCAACATCGGCAGCGGTGATCATGCCACATCAAAAGCAACATAAAGCACATACAATCGCCTCGGCGAGCAGCAGCATCGGTTGTGTTGGACAATCGCCAACCAAATTGAGCGTTGCTGGACCCATAACGGACTTATAGTTTTAGCTGACGGCCACCAAGCGACGTGTGCGTGTCACGCATTTCTGACTACAGCAGCGGCGGCATGCCACATACCAATGCGCACGCCTGCACACACACCATTGCCAGTGTGCGCGAGCGGGGAGGAGGCGTCGGAGGTGAATGCCGACAATGAACGAAACTCGAAAATTATTTTACGAAACACACTCGAATACATACGAAGTTTTGACGACTTCACTCACGAACGTCCATAACGTCatagttttttgaatttttttttgaaaaataagtatACTTATAATTGTTATTAACACTCGTTAACGCATTcgcatttgcattttttgtgtACGTGTTAGTGTGTAATTCGTccatatgtatacgtatgtatgtgtagtttgtgctttattttttattttctttttgcatttGGAAAATCGTGCATAATAATTATTACATAACTGCAGATTGTATTTACCCAAGTAGTTTGttactaaaattaatattttattgtagatTCTAAGGTCAAGTAAAgtgtatatgcatttttaaaaatccgtcatgatttttatttacaaacatacaagcaaaGATTTGAAATTCGCTGGAAATTATGTGCTTTTGCTGATCATTTTGTGTAACTGTTAaaagtgtatgtttgtatgtggtaaaaaaaaatgtatatatatttttataaatatacaaataatgcataaatattataaattttcctcaaaaatgatttaaaatttatggaaaaagatgaaaaaaatttaattaagaaaatctaaaactaaattaCGTAACAAAGTACATGatgcaaaaacaatttgaaaaaaattatatatcaatatttttaacatataatatGATATGATATCATTATATACtctttacatgcatatatatttgtataagctAGAGCGTAGAATACAAATTACAATATtcaaaataagatattttaagtGCCATtacaatataaacaatataataaatattttatttttgagttaaaaaaaaaacatttctataTTGTGTTTGTGAGTACCAAGAAGCATCAAAACTGTTTAGTTGGTTACAAAGGTTTCTGATATCCTACAGGCTCTTTCACTCAAGTGACAGCAACTTAAGTGTTTTACTACCCGCACACAGAGGGCGCTATTGTCATTAAGCGCTGTGccgaatgtaaaaataaaaattgcaaatgtaAGCCATTAATCTGCTTACAAACTCTGCCAGTCTTATAAAATCACTTctgagttataaatattttactcaaatcaatttttttaattaattaaaatctgtattatataaataaatagctgCTATAATTGGATATGATGTATTCGCATTTAGCAAAGACACGCACCTCTTGCGCCTTTTGCTAATGCAACACACGGTGAATTTGTCGCGGTCACGACACATATGgggcaaataaaaatttcttgcaCTGCCTGCTGTACGCTGCTGGTTGCCTGGTAGCAGGCGACGCTGAATGAGAGAAATTTGTGATTTTGATTTTTGCGATTTCGTGCGTTGCTTGCGTAACTTGTTGTGgagactgtgtgtgtgtgtgtgacgcaTGTGATCAGTGtgataaatttgtttaattttcttatatcaATTATTTCTTCCTTTTCaacttttcttataaattgcCTTGGGTATTTATTTTCCGTTTTAAGGTTTAAGTtgtaagttaaataaaaaatttatgatttgttTCTGGAAAACTGCATATTTTTAATGGATTTGTTACATACTTACACAgagaattttgaataaattaaaaacgaaaacttggttgttatttttatatttaagaaattagtCTTTCATGCAACATACTTTagttataaataacaaaacaaatattattatattaatatccttattttcttttaatttaatattttttaaattaattgaatttccaTAGAGAgttattgtttttacaaaatatttaaaatatttaatttgaattaataaataatataaaacttaaCGAAACATCTTTTGAACTAAATTTGATCTTTAGTCGGTTGGAGCTTGAGCCAGAAATAGTCTTGAACGTACATCTTTCAATTgagacaaaaattttaaatatgcgtATATGAGAATTATAtccattatttaaatttatggaTGTTGATTCCAGTGTATTTAACATATTACCCTCTAAAGTAACAATAATCCCTTAAGAAAAGTGCCACATTTTACATCTTTCAAAAAGATTCCATTGTCTTAGACCCTATCTTTTCTTAGACCCTATCTTTTCTTAGACCCTATATTTTCGTTCACCGGTAACTATTTTTCTAGTAAGTAACTACTGTATGCACAGACATCGGTTCACCAGAGAAATTTTGTGTTCACGACTATATGTGGATGAAATTAACTATAAGATACAGTTTTTTTTACCCTCATTCCTACTGCAGCGACCACTGACGTGACGGATCAATCATTGAAAATCATATCGGTAATCTCTTCTCGTCCAAAATGCCCGTCTAAATAGCCAAATCAGTTTTATTGTAATATACATTTGGGTTTAACatcttttgcaaatattttcctatCTGATATTTTAGTCGATGACGTTGAATGATTATGGAGAGCTCCGCATGTTTGGCTGAAATTCAATTAATGAAGAGTCTAAAttagattttattattttttaattttttatttttaatttttgataaaaataaattattttacaacaatGTTTTAAATCACATAATGGCACTACAATACTGAACAcaatatatttctaaattaaCCCTGTACCAACTATTTTCAATATGGGTGGTTGGTTCCACTAACCCTAACCATAGACATTGGCGTCCTCGTATTCAGTATGTGGGGGATTAAAAAGGTATAGTCTGATTTCGATTATTGGATTTTAAAGTACAGCCAGTATTTTTGCCAAGTTTTTTTTCGATatcttcattgatgtttgatttattTAATGTAAAGGGAATTAACTCAAGATGttgtcatatgggaaataggcgtggttatagtcAGATTTCGccttttaaattgtaaaataagatCGTTAAGGAATAGGTATGTACCAAGCTTGGTTTAGTTGGTTAGAGTAGTTGTTATGATTTATTTATTCACCTAACAGTGAACGGCGCCACGAACGGACAGAGAAAAAGAGATCAACAATATTTACTTCATCTTATTCTCATGATTTTACATCGTTACAAATAACGCCtcggtaaataaaactattatattctgtgcAATAATTTACAATAGTACGAgtatactataaaaatatattccagCATTTTCTTCTACTGAGAATTCCCACATAGGCATTAATGAAAATCTCTATTGCAATCATACAGAGAGAAAGAAACGAGGAGACAAACACGTACCCTTTCTTGTTCACCGTACTTTTCCATTTTCATTACAGCAATTTTCTGCATTTCTGACATATACATAACCATGCACATAGTATATTTATATCGCGTGTGCATCGCTGTCTTTTGTCCGTTTCCATTGTGCGCTTGCCGCAGCTCCAATGGCCGAACATGAATGGGTTTTGGCGCGAAAATACCACCATGCCATAAAAATCCATTCAcacatattaaatttatgtacaaCAAGTTAAATAAGATTAAAACTTGTATAACTTGTACAACATTGCATGCAACAATGGAACAGCTTTCACAGTGGTGGCAATACGCTTGACAGTGCAACATggtccattgccacgcccacataattttatttacaggcGCCACTTTTCGTGTGAAAAAGAGCAATGCACCGAGCTTCGAGTATTTATGTGAACAAAGTGAGTGCTGTTGTTGGACACCTGGAATTGCCTGCGCAGGTGTGTGTGTAAGACGCGGCTGGTGCTAAGTTTTAGAGTACATTATTTGCAGGGCTCGGAATTGGTAACAATTTCATGTTCACTGTCAAACTTTCAGAACTCACGCTGATTGCACttcatattcaataatatgaaTTTGCAGCGAAACAATGCTTGAATGCGCctaatatctgtatatatatatgtatatttgaaactaTAAATACCACTATAAagcaatttcatttaatattgatttttacCATAAACCCTGCAAATTAatcaagtttgccacgatgtttgtaacactcaaatgCAAACGACCTtttaccttataaaatatatatatgtcatgTCCTTCTGTCTGTCAGTCTCTATATACGTGAAATAGTTCCAcggtttttgagttatcgatctgaaattttgcatacgtcgtTTTTCCATCAAGAAGCTGTCATTTGTCAATTGTTGGAACCGCTGAtattggacaactatagcatatggctgctatacaaactgactgatcaaactcaagtccttgtatggaaagcttttaaATTTGACAAGGGTTTCCTAAAGAAAGTTaacatattattcagatcggacacTATAGCTTAAAGCTGCCAtttaaactaaacgatcaaaatcaatataaatatctttatatacccttctatgctataaaaatacacCTGTCAGGGGTACTATATTTTCgctgcagctgaagttaacgtttttttcttgttttctatgGGATTTACAAGCTGCGTGAGCCTACTATAAGAAACTGATCAAATCGAATCGCATCAATGAGATAATAACGTCACCAtctacgaggtgtgttcagaaaagaaaaggaattttaaaaattgaaatttcgcgTATTTGGGTagttcaattttcaaaattttttgaaacattatatataatttggcCTTCGGTTACTGAACATATCggtaaatttttgagatataacAATTAAACAAAGGGAACTGCCTTTTCCGGCGACAAATAGTCCGATGTTTATCTGGTTCAGTAGCTCCTCTAGTacccatataaataatataataatttctctAATTCTGTTCGCCTATGATATCATAAATATCGGTCTATGTGTAACAGTGCCCAATTCATTAAAATCGCGagagaaattatatattttcttcttgTTTCGATACCCAACTGATTTAGCAATTGAATGTATCCGTTCGTTATCGCTCCTCGGTTTGATTTTTAGAGTATATGGACTATACTACGCTGCTAGAGAAATCATAATGTGGACGAAAAGTTT
It contains:
- the LOC106619644 gene encoding myb-like protein AA isoform X2, whose translation is MTTTKQADINTNTTTANEVASHVAAVGATGIGTGTGNGNAIVVATDVDNGMGSPLTPSNRNSNGHTNHTNNFYSNSSNSNSNIANNGSTTTTTTAAANNNQRVMNESNKRKKLKSRTATVPSGGGQDHDHAENYIKDHLDAWLETCLKDASNAQLSSSSEFLDYNPTPTGTGGGGGGVGISATNAPKSLQQQMQQLRQQRQQQQREQPQQQQNQAYLSNNSLNNANQQPPFSYAQQQQQQHSPQMQQQQFGLRSGPMSFSGGYTGGNSGLCSQGFQRNVPNYMKQSHFNNRYSMMFPQSGMGSGPGGYYQQTDAQDFASLPPIVNMMGGSSEMENNSTDVLDGSGSNPNISRGFRFSDPCLLNPSDNDSKVSGQNTPDRRNQLPSDLENNKFFAALMEQINLLHETNTKICRNLHETKGAYTPGMMTDVVREVKEAARVREDALLNRVKAMVEERQWSFNESNLRMMRDIEELKSQVHHLRADRKESNKRITHLEAENKYMRQMLTNLFNQRNATQPDIIYENETLRTQRKSFPTAPARRSQSMNLHYGTIHHQPPTVALTVDEQDERLHIVEAATQRATAADMVTVSDRRTTELRSSFSSSDGGGSVGTGSCGGGGVGTGAAVRNSGSSGASGVGICTVTPLPNGNAAMVSGQQLMSPPNFALISTTVEEDGVKLRKKKGRKVPQIDGSKRNGECHEEVSATAGIAAHADEDAGNEADDDSKLSTQELQQELQDAVAARKEADNRVIALENMVKTLRLNFNKANNATNNIASHYPNASVAYNLTNGTGSTGNGIVANPIVGGYTYNINPCTTNNSTTALPSAHSSTMSPTSAAVIMPHQKQHKAHTIASASSSIGCVGQSPTKLSVAGPITDL
- the LOC106619644 gene encoding uncharacterized protein isoform X1 — its product is MTTTKQADINTNTTTANEVASHVAAVGATGIGTGTGNGNAIVVATDVDNGMGSPLTPSNRNSNGHTNHTNNFYSNSSNSNSNIANNGSTTTTTTAAANNNQRVMNESNKRKKLKSRTATVPSGGGQDHDHAENYIKDHLDAWLETCLKDASNAQLSSSSEFLDYNPTPTGTGGGGGGVGISATNAPKSLQQQMQQLRQQRQQQQREQPQQQQNQAYLSNNSLNNANQQPPFSYAQQQQQQHSPQMQQQQFGLRSGPMSFSGGYTGGNSGLCSQGFQRNVPNYMKQSHFNNRYSMMFPQSGMGSGPGGYYQQTDAQDFASLPPIVNMMGGSSEMENNSTDVLDGSGSNPNISRGFRFSDPCLLNPSDNDSKVSGQNTPDRRNQLPSDLENNKFFAALMEQINLLHETNTKICRNLHETKVDIEALKHAPNWGLRHRRDSLSGLSTHSQPMVFGGGFGGMQSPAPTYHSGAYTPGMMTDVVREVKEAARVREDALLNRVKAMVEERQWSFNESNLRMMRDIEELKSQVHHLRADRKESNKRITHLEAENKYMRQMLTNLFNQRNATQPDIIYENETLRTQRKSFPTAPARRSQSMNLHYGTIHHQPPTVALTVDEQDERLHIVEAATQRATAADMVTVSDRRTTELRSSFSSSDGGGSVGTGSCGGGGVGTGAAVRNSGSSGASGVGICTVTPLPNGNAAMVSGQQLMSPPNFALISTTVEEDGVKLRKKKGRKVPQIDGSKRNGECHEEVSATAGIAAHADEDAGNEADDDSKLSTQELQQELQDAVAARKEADNRVIALENMVKTLRLNFNKANNATNNIASHYPNASVAYNLTNGTGSTGNGIVANPIVGGYTYNINPCTTNNSTTALPSAHSSTMSPTSAAVIMPHQKQHKAHTIASASSSIGCVGQSPTKLSVAGPITDL